The Mesorhizobium sp. B2-8-5 genome segment CGTCGCTTGCCGCCACGGCTAGACTTGGCGCATGGGGGAAGCGATTCGCATCATCGGCATCGATCCGGGGCTGAGGCGCACCGGTTGGGGTATTATCGACAGCGTGGGCAATTCGCTGCGCTTCGTCGCGTCCGGCACGGTGCGGTCCGACGAAAAGGAGTCGTTGGCGACAAGACTCTGCCAGTTGCATGACGGTTTGGCCGAGGTGCTGCACCAAGCCATGCCGCATGAGGCAGCGGTCGAGCAGACTTTCGTCAACAAGGATGCCACGGCGACGCTGAAGCTCGGCCAGGCGCGCGGTATTGCCATGCTGGTGCCGGCGCGTGCCGGGCTGGTGGTCGCCGAATATGCCCCCAATGCGGTCAAGAAGGCGGTTATCGGCGTCGGCCACGGCGAGAAGAAGCAAATCCATATGATGGTCAAGGTGCTGATGCCGAAGGCGATCTTCGATACCGACGATGCTGCCGACGCTTTGGCCATCGCCATCTGCCATGCGCATCACCGCCAAAGCGTCGCCTACCGGATGGCAGCGCTGGCGTGAGGGGACAATCATGATCGGCAAGCTCAAGGGCACGCTGGACGAGATCGACGAGGACTCCTGCCTCGTCGACGTGCACGGCGTCGGCTATGTCGCGCATTGCTCGGCGCGCACGCTGGCGTCGCTGCCGTCGCCCGGCGAGGCGGTGGTGCTGTTCATCGAGACCTATGTGCGCGAGGACATGATCCGGCTCTACGGCTTTCAGTCGGCGCTGGAGCGCGAGTGGTTCCGGCTTTTGATGAACAATGTGCAGGGCGTCGGTGCCAAGGTGGCGCTGGCGGTGCTGTCGACGCTGGCGCCGGCCGAGCTTGCCAATGCGATCGCGCTGCGCGACATCGCCATGGTCTCCAGAGCGCCAGGCGTCGGCAAGAAGGTGGCGGAGCGCATCGTGACCGAATTGCGCACCAAGGCGCCTGCCTATGCGGGCGCGGCCAGCGGCACGATCGGCCTCAAGCAGGAGCTCGGCGAAGGCGTCGCGGCGGCACCGATCACCGACGCTGTCTCGGCGCTGGTCAATCTCGGCTATTCGCGCGACATCGCGGCGAACGCGGTTGCGGCAGCGCTGAAATCGGCTGGCGAGGGCGCGGATGCGTCCAAGCTGATCCGCTTCGGCCTTAAGGAACTGGCGCGGTGAGGCGGCGCTTGTTCCGTTGTCGGTCCTATGCAAGGAAGGCGGCATGAGCCTTTCGCCCCGCCTCATTGCCCCCGACAAGCGCGGTGAGGATGCCGACCAGACCTTGCGGCCGCAGTCGCTCGACGAGTTCGTCGGCCAGGCGGCAGTGCGCGCCAATCTCAAGGTCTTCATCGATGCCGCCAAGGGCCGCGGCGAGGCGCTCGACCATGTGCTGTTCGTCGGTCCGCCGGGGCTCGGCAAGACGACCCTGGCGCAGATCATGGCGCGCGAGCTCGGCGTCAATTTCCGCTCGACCTCGGGTCCGGTGATCGCCAAGGCGGGCGATCTGGCGGCGCTGCTCACCAATCTGGAGGAGCGCGACGTGCTGTTCATCGACGAGATCCATCGGCTCAATCCGGCGGTCGAGGAAATCCTCTATCCAGCCATGGAGGATTTCCAGCTCGATCTCATCATCGGCGAGGGGCCGGCGGCGCGCTCGGTCAAGATCGACCTCGCCCGTTTCACGCTGGTCGCGGCGACGACCCGGCTTGGGCTCCTGACCAATCCGCTGCGCGATCGTTTCGGCATTCCCGTCCGGCTCAATTTCTATACGGTCGAGGAGCTGGAGCAGATCGTGCGGCGCGGCGCCCGCATCCTGTCGATGCCGCTTGGCGACGATGGCGCGCTGGAGATCGCGCGCCGTGCGCGCGGCACGCCGCGCATCGCCGGCCGCCTGCTGCGCCGGGTGCGCGATTTCGCCAGCGTCGCGGGGGACGGCCATGTCGACAGGAAGATCGCCGACGAGGCGCTGACAAGGCTGGAGGTCGACGCGCTTGGCCTCGACGCGCTCGACCGCCGCTATCTGTCGATGATCGCGCGCAATTTCGGCGGCGGACCGGTCGGCATCGAGACGATCGCGGCCGGGCTCTCCGAGCCGCGCGACGCGATCGAGGACATCATCGAGCCCTATCTGATCCAGCAGGGCTTCATCCAGCGCACGCCGCGCGGCCGCGTTCTGACCGCCAATGCCTGGCGCCATCTCGGGCTCGACCCGCCGAAGGATATCGTCCAGCAGCAGATCAGCCTGTTTCAGGAAGAGTAACGCATATTTGTTCGCCGTTTGGCCGCGTAACGGCCCGTCTGCGCAGAATCTGCTCGCCTCGGCCTAGCTGAGGGCGTAATTGCCCCCTTTAAGGCAGCTTCCTGATAGAATCCCAAGGGGCTTGGGCCGATCCATGATCACCAGACGTGGTTTCCTGCGCCTTGTCGGCGGCTCGGCCTTCAGCCTGGTGTCGCTTGGCGCTTATGCCGTCGGCATCGAGCCGATGCTGCTGACCCATGTGAAGCGCTACACGCTGACGCCGCCGCACTGGCCGGCCGGACTCAAGTTGCGCGTCGTGGCGCTTGCCGACATCCATGCCTGCCGGCCCTGGATGACGCCGGAACGGATCGCAGCACTTGCCGAAGAGGCCAATGCGCTGCAGCCGGACCTCATCGTCATGCTTGGCGACTATCCCGCCGGGACCCGGCTGGTGACCGGCTGGGTAAACGCGTCGGAATGGGCGCCCGCGCTGGCAGGGCTCAAGGCGCCGCTCGGCGTGTGGTCTATCCTCGGCAATCACGACTGGTGGGATGATCGCTC includes the following:
- the ruvC gene encoding crossover junction endodeoxyribonuclease RuvC, with product MGEAIRIIGIDPGLRRTGWGIIDSVGNSLRFVASGTVRSDEKESLATRLCQLHDGLAEVLHQAMPHEAAVEQTFVNKDATATLKLGQARGIAMLVPARAGLVVAEYAPNAVKKAVIGVGHGEKKQIHMMVKVLMPKAIFDTDDAADALAIAICHAHHRQSVAYRMAALA
- the ruvA gene encoding Holliday junction branch migration protein RuvA; this translates as MIGKLKGTLDEIDEDSCLVDVHGVGYVAHCSARTLASLPSPGEAVVLFIETYVREDMIRLYGFQSALEREWFRLLMNNVQGVGAKVALAVLSTLAPAELANAIALRDIAMVSRAPGVGKKVAERIVTELRTKAPAYAGAASGTIGLKQELGEGVAAAPITDAVSALVNLGYSRDIAANAVAAALKSAGEGADASKLIRFGLKELAR
- the ruvB gene encoding Holliday junction branch migration DNA helicase RuvB translates to MSLSPRLIAPDKRGEDADQTLRPQSLDEFVGQAAVRANLKVFIDAAKGRGEALDHVLFVGPPGLGKTTLAQIMARELGVNFRSTSGPVIAKAGDLAALLTNLEERDVLFIDEIHRLNPAVEEILYPAMEDFQLDLIIGEGPAARSVKIDLARFTLVAATTRLGLLTNPLRDRFGIPVRLNFYTVEELEQIVRRGARILSMPLGDDGALEIARRARGTPRIAGRLLRRVRDFASVAGDGHVDRKIADEALTRLEVDALGLDALDRRYLSMIARNFGGGPVGIETIAAGLSEPRDAIEDIIEPYLIQQGFIQRTPRGRVLTANAWRHLGLDPPKDIVQQQISLFQEE